A genomic region of Pirellulales bacterium contains the following coding sequences:
- a CDS encoding YgiQ family radical SAM protein codes for MPNQSPARPRPATSPKGKGASEANSADARAFKPLPILDAPPGPDYACTPLSAGPMRAMPTSPLPMSREEMTARGWDEVDIVFVTGDAYVDHPSFAMALLGRLLESEGFRVGIVSQPDWRNCQAWRTFGRPRLFYAISAGNMDSMINHYTANRKVRNDDAYSPGGEIGRRPDRATLAYCQRAREAYPGVPVVAGGVEASLRRLAHYDYWSDKVRRSIILDAKADLLVYGMGERPILDIARRLAAGQNVRDLRDMRGIVYRLGASETPPTENTITLPSYEQVAVDKISFAEMTRIAHLETNPHNARRLVQYHDREAIVANPPALPLAQSEMDRVYGLPYTRRPHPAYGTARIPAYEVVKESVQIMRGCFGGCTFCSITAHEGRIIQSRSQESVMSEIRQMAAEPEFSGVVSDIGGPTANMYQMRCTRPDVEARCRRLSCVHPTICKLLGTDHGPLVQLMRDAREEPGVRKVLVASGIRMDLARLDPTYMNELAAHHVGGYLKVAPEHTDPNVLATMKKPTIDDFSAFDREFKRASATAGKKQYLVPYFIASHPASDLDSMIELALFLKRNHYKPDQVQDFIPSPFDIAACMYHTGLDPMTKKPVYVAKQLRDRRMQRSLLQFFKPENYFEVRRALEQAGRQDLIGGGCDCLIPDTPPRAALDKRRAKANRDVREQREGDHIRGEPGAGYRPHRSSSSRRPRK; via the coding sequence ATGCCAAACCAGTCCCCCGCTCGTCCGCGCCCGGCCACTTCCCCAAAAGGAAAAGGGGCGTCCGAGGCCAACTCCGCGGACGCGCGCGCGTTCAAGCCGCTGCCGATTCTCGACGCGCCTCCAGGGCCCGACTATGCCTGCACACCGCTCTCGGCCGGTCCCATGCGTGCCATGCCGACGTCGCCGCTCCCCATGTCGCGCGAAGAGATGACGGCGCGCGGATGGGACGAAGTGGACATCGTTTTCGTCACCGGTGACGCCTACGTCGATCATCCCAGCTTTGCCATGGCGCTTCTGGGGCGCCTGCTGGAGAGCGAAGGCTTTCGCGTCGGCATCGTCAGCCAGCCAGACTGGCGCAACTGCCAGGCGTGGCGGACGTTTGGCCGCCCGCGGCTGTTCTATGCCATCAGCGCCGGCAACATGGATTCGATGATCAACCACTACACCGCCAATCGCAAGGTGCGCAACGACGATGCGTACAGCCCGGGGGGTGAGATCGGTCGTCGTCCTGATCGGGCGACCTTGGCCTATTGCCAACGCGCCCGCGAGGCCTATCCGGGCGTGCCGGTCGTGGCAGGCGGAGTGGAAGCCAGCTTGCGGAGACTCGCGCACTACGACTACTGGAGCGACAAAGTACGCCGCTCGATCATTCTCGATGCCAAGGCCGACCTGTTGGTCTACGGCATGGGAGAGCGCCCTATTCTGGACATCGCGCGACGTTTGGCGGCAGGACAAAATGTCCGCGACCTGCGCGATATGCGGGGCATCGTCTACCGCCTGGGCGCGAGCGAAACCCCGCCGACCGAAAACACGATCACGCTGCCGAGCTACGAGCAAGTGGCAGTCGATAAAATTTCGTTCGCCGAGATGACGCGCATCGCGCACTTGGAAACAAATCCCCACAACGCGCGACGGCTCGTCCAATATCACGACCGCGAAGCGATCGTCGCCAATCCACCTGCCCTGCCGCTGGCGCAGTCAGAAATGGATCGCGTGTACGGACTGCCCTACACCCGCCGACCGCATCCGGCTTACGGCACTGCACGGATCCCAGCCTACGAGGTGGTAAAGGAATCGGTGCAGATCATGCGCGGCTGCTTTGGCGGCTGCACATTTTGTTCGATCACGGCCCATGAAGGACGTATCATCCAAAGCCGCAGTCAGGAATCGGTCATGTCCGAGATCCGGCAAATGGCGGCCGAACCCGAATTCTCGGGTGTGGTGAGCGACATCGGAGGTCCGACGGCCAACATGTATCAAATGCGCTGCACGCGCCCGGACGTCGAGGCCCGCTGCAGGCGCCTCAGTTGTGTCCACCCAACGATTTGCAAGCTGCTCGGCACCGACCACGGCCCCTTGGTGCAATTAATGCGCGACGCCCGCGAGGAGCCCGGTGTCCGCAAGGTGCTGGTGGCCTCGGGCATTCGCATGGATTTGGCGCGGCTCGATCCCACGTATATGAACGAGCTGGCGGCGCATCACGTGGGCGGATATCTCAAGGTCGCCCCGGAACACACGGATCCAAACGTGTTGGCCACGATGAAAAAACCCACGATCGACGATTTTTCGGCCTTCGATCGCGAGTTCAAACGTGCCAGTGCGACGGCGGGCAAGAAGCAATACCTGGTCCCCTACTTCATCGCTAGCCACCCGGCCAGCGACCTGGATTCGATGATCGAACTGGCGCTGTTCTTGAAACGAAACCACTACAAGCCAGATCAGGTGCAGGATTTTATTCCCAGCCCGTTCGACATCGCGGCTTGCATGTACCACACCGGGCTGGATCCCATGACCAAAAAGCCGGTTTACGTGGCCAAGCAGCTGCGCGACCGGCGCATGCAACGATCTCTGCTGCAATTCTTCAAGCCCGAGAACTACTTCGAAGTCCGGCGGGCGCTCGAGCAAGCGGGTCGCCAGGATCTGATCGGCGGCGGCTGCGATTGTTTGATTCCGGACACGCCCCCCAGGGCCGCGCTCGACAAACGCCGGGCCAAAGCCAATCGCGACGTGCGCGAACAGCGCGAGGGGGACCATATCCGCGGCGAGCCGGGAGCCGGCTATCGGCCTCATCGCAGTAGCTCGTCGCGTCGGCCTCGGAAATAG
- a CDS encoding redoxin domain-containing protein — MPRGIALPSLARQWRALVIIFAACLAGGAIANQAARAAEEKPAAHPAATVAPPARFLFALDLEGRAHNIGDGDGYRAVALVFLGTECPLSREYVPTLNRLAAAQAGQPVKFYGVISDASVSRAAALKFQQEFKVEFPVLFDASGEIGNLLAPTHVPEAFVLDANGAVKYRGRINDLYGEPGKKRPQPTTHEFADAIAAVAADKPVEVAQTTPVGCPVEGKHGNEEPPTFNRDIAPILFARCSECHRHGEVAPFALLSHADAAKRAEFLAQIARGGKMPPWTAELGHGDFLGERHLTERQISLLEAWAKAGAPEGPAADLPPPPQFASGWRLGKPNLELQAPAPFTVAADGPDIFQHFIIPLNLDEDKTIVGFEFRPGNAAVVHHAILFLDTMGVGRKRDAETPEPGYRTSGSIGIPVAGIVGVWTPGMTPRFFPQDIGLPVRKGADLVLQLHVHPSGKEETDQSSIALYFADKPTLRKMAGAPLVLGSLMIDIPAGSRDYSVESSVTLPIDVTLISLLPHMHLVGKEMKLTATLPDGDVKSLVWIKDWNFYWQNSYMYREPVRLPAGTRLDIASRYDNSEQNPLNPSSPPQRVLFGNGSTDEMCFGIFQVLAENRSDEQKIGMVLMQSAFKQWNESTIDAEGRKYILDEAGKLFGTDGATLNSLLNSGRRLPLRPARKADDKPAENASPKAIVVPG, encoded by the coding sequence ATGCCAAGGGGTATCGCGTTGCCTTCGTTAGCCAGACAGTGGCGTGCATTGGTAATTATTTTCGCGGCTTGCCTTGCCGGGGGAGCGATTGCTAATCAAGCGGCCCGCGCTGCTGAGGAAAAACCTGCCGCGCACCCCGCAGCGACTGTGGCGCCGCCAGCTCGCTTTCTGTTCGCCTTGGATCTGGAGGGGCGCGCTCACAACATTGGCGATGGCGACGGGTATCGGGCAGTCGCACTTGTGTTTCTGGGGACCGAATGCCCTCTGTCCCGTGAGTACGTTCCCACGCTCAATCGCTTGGCCGCGGCCCAGGCCGGTCAGCCAGTGAAGTTCTACGGCGTCATCTCCGACGCCAGCGTCTCTCGCGCCGCCGCGCTTAAATTCCAGCAAGAGTTCAAGGTCGAGTTCCCGGTCTTGTTTGATGCCTCGGGCGAGATCGGTAATTTGCTCGCGCCAACACATGTACCCGAGGCGTTCGTACTGGATGCCAATGGCGCGGTGAAGTATCGCGGCCGCATCAATGATTTGTATGGCGAGCCGGGCAAGAAGCGCCCCCAGCCGACAACGCATGAGTTTGCGGATGCTATTGCCGCGGTCGCGGCCGACAAGCCGGTTGAAGTGGCGCAGACGACACCCGTTGGTTGCCCTGTCGAAGGCAAGCATGGCAATGAGGAGCCGCCCACGTTCAACCGCGATATCGCGCCGATCCTGTTTGCCCGTTGTAGCGAATGTCATCGGCACGGAGAGGTGGCGCCGTTTGCGCTGCTTTCGCATGCTGACGCGGCTAAGCGAGCCGAGTTCCTGGCACAAATCGCGCGGGGAGGAAAAATGCCGCCCTGGACCGCCGAACTAGGTCATGGAGATTTCCTGGGCGAGCGGCATTTGACCGAGCGGCAGATTTCGCTATTAGAAGCGTGGGCCAAAGCGGGCGCGCCCGAGGGGCCGGCTGCCGACCTGCCGCCGCCGCCACAGTTCGCTTCGGGATGGCGGCTGGGCAAGCCGAACCTCGAATTGCAGGCACCGGCTCCGTTTACCGTGGCCGCCGACGGGCCGGACATTTTTCAACACTTCATCATTCCTCTGAATCTAGACGAAGACAAAACGATCGTAGGCTTTGAATTTCGGCCAGGCAACGCCGCAGTCGTGCATCACGCGATTCTTTTCCTCGACACGATGGGCGTGGGACGCAAGCGCGATGCCGAGACGCCCGAGCCAGGATATCGCACGTCCGGATCGATCGGTATTCCGGTGGCCGGCATCGTGGGAGTGTGGACGCCAGGCATGACGCCGCGATTCTTCCCGCAGGATATCGGGCTGCCAGTTCGTAAAGGGGCCGACCTGGTGTTGCAGCTGCACGTGCATCCCAGCGGCAAGGAAGAGACCGATCAATCGTCGATCGCGCTTTATTTTGCCGACAAGCCGACACTGCGCAAGATGGCCGGTGCGCCGTTGGTGCTGGGGTCGCTGATGATCGACATCCCGGCCGGATCGCGCGATTACTCCGTCGAATCGTCGGTCACGTTGCCGATCGACGTGACGTTGATTTCGCTGCTACCCCACATGCACCTTGTGGGCAAGGAAATGAAGCTTACCGCGACGCTGCCGGATGGCGACGTGAAGTCATTGGTGTGGATCAAGGATTGGAATTTCTACTGGCAGAACAGTTATATGTATCGCGAGCCGGTGCGTCTGCCGGCCGGCACGCGTCTGGATATTGCCAGTCGGTACGACAACTCGGAGCAGAATCCGCTCAATCCCAGCAGTCCGCCGCAACGCGTTCTATTCGGCAACGGAAGCACGGATGAGATGTGCTTCGGCATATTTCAGGTACTGGCCGAAAATCGCAGCGACGAGCAAAAGATTGGCATGGTGCTGATGCAAAGCGCCTTTAAGCAGTGGAACGAGTCAACGATCGACGCGGAGGGCCGGAAATACATTCTCGACGAGGCTGGCAAGCTATTTGGCACCGATGGCGCGACGTTAAATTCGCTGCTGAATTCTGGCCGCCGATTGCCGCTACGCCCCGCACGGAAGGCCGACGACAAGCCAGCCGAGAACGCGTCGCCGAAAGCCATTGTTGTACCGGGGTGA